In Thalassotalea sp. Sam97, a single window of DNA contains:
- the fadR gene encoding fatty acid metabolism transcriptional regulator FadR, giving the protein MIIKAQSPAGFAEQYIVESIWNGGFPPGSILPAERELSELIGVTRTTLREVLQRLARDGWLTIQHGKPTKVNDFWETCGLNILSRLAELDQDGIPDLVENLLSARTNISAIYIRGGIKNNPQKVIELLESAVAQASDDGETFAANDYQLHHDLALASNNPIYVLVLNGFKNLYSRLGGVYFANDNARAITVDFYKRLIELAKQGEFTESVYAVREHGLMQIPVWNDIKEQVMTELAQ; this is encoded by the coding sequence ATGATTATTAAGGCACAAAGTCCAGCAGGTTTTGCGGAACAATATATTGTTGAGTCAATATGGAATGGCGGCTTTCCACCTGGTTCAATTTTACCAGCGGAACGTGAACTATCGGAATTAATTGGCGTAACGCGCACCACCTTGCGTGAAGTGTTACAACGTCTGGCACGTGATGGCTGGTTAACGATCCAGCATGGCAAGCCGACCAAAGTGAATGACTTTTGGGAAACGTGTGGCTTAAATATTTTGAGTCGCTTAGCCGAGCTTGATCAAGATGGTATTCCTGATTTGGTTGAAAACTTGTTATCGGCTCGCACCAACATCAGCGCCATCTATATTCGCGGTGGCATAAAAAATAACCCGCAAAAAGTTATCGAGCTACTTGAAAGCGCTGTCGCTCAAGCATCTGATGATGGTGAGACGTTTGCAGCCAATGACTACCAGTTGCATCATGACTTAGCGCTAGCATCAAATAACCCAATTTATGTGTTAGTACTAAATGGCTTTAAAAACTTGTATTCGCGTTTAGGTGGCGTTTACTTTGCTAACGATAATGCACGCGCTATAACGGTTGACTTTTACAAGCGTCTTATTGAATTAGCCAAACAAGGTGAATTCACCGAGTCAGTATATGCGGTGCGTGAGCATGGTTTGATGCAAATTCCGGTTTGGAATGACATCAAAGAACAAGTGATGACTGAGCTAGCTCAGTAA
- the nhaB gene encoding sodium/proton antiporter NhaB, with the protein MQLSYSQALIRNFLGQAPQWYKFTIIAFLVLNPFIFFYISPYVAGWALVLEFIFTLAMALKCYPLQPGGLLAIQAVAIGMTSSSQVLHEIEMNLEVILLLIFMVAGIYFMKSLLLFLFTKIITKIRSKVIVSLMFCLASAFLSAFLDALTVIAVIISVAVGFYSVYHKVASGGHIETYDSNNDETLPDYSRNDLEGFRAYLRNLLMHAGIGTALGGVMTKVGEPQNLIIAEQAGWEFIEFAIRMAPVTLPVLIFGLLTCFCLEKFKWFSYGAELPENVRTILVEFDHEQSKARTRADNVQLISQGLIAIWLILGLAFHVASVGLIGLTVIILATAFTGVIEEHQIGHAFEEALPFTALLAVFFAVVAVIIDQQLFTPVINWVLTYEGDMQLVMFYLANGFLSMVSDNVFVGTVYITEVKQALIDGHITRDQFDMLAVAINTGTNLPSVATPNGQAAFLFLLTSAIAPLIRLSYSRMVYMAFPYTIVLTIVGLIMIKSGILVEYTDLFYDWHWIEHHQVLDGSKGVSHH; encoded by the coding sequence ATGCAACTATCTTATTCTCAAGCGCTGATCCGCAACTTTTTGGGTCAGGCGCCGCAATGGTATAAATTCACCATTATCGCATTCTTGGTACTAAACCCGTTCATTTTCTTCTACATCTCGCCGTACGTCGCCGGCTGGGCTTTGGTGCTCGAGTTTATCTTTACTCTGGCAATGGCTCTCAAATGCTATCCTCTGCAGCCAGGTGGTTTACTTGCTATTCAGGCAGTTGCCATTGGCATGACGTCTTCCTCGCAGGTACTGCATGAAATAGAAATGAATCTTGAAGTGATTCTGCTCTTAATTTTTATGGTTGCAGGTATCTACTTTATGAAGAGCCTGTTGTTGTTCTTATTTACCAAAATCATCACCAAGATACGCTCAAAAGTTATCGTCTCGTTGATGTTTTGTTTGGCCAGTGCCTTTTTATCGGCGTTCTTGGATGCGTTAACGGTCATTGCCGTAATCATCAGCGTTGCCGTAGGGTTTTATTCTGTTTACCACAAAGTCGCTTCTGGTGGTCACATAGAGACCTATGATTCAAATAATGACGAAACGCTGCCGGATTATTCTCGCAATGATTTAGAAGGATTTCGTGCTTACTTGCGCAACCTATTGATGCATGCTGGTATTGGTACCGCGCTTGGTGGGGTAATGACGAAAGTGGGCGAGCCACAAAACTTAATCATCGCCGAGCAAGCGGGCTGGGAGTTTATTGAATTTGCCATTCGTATGGCACCAGTAACCTTGCCTGTATTGATTTTCGGTTTACTCACGTGTTTTTGCCTGGAAAAATTCAAGTGGTTTTCTTATGGCGCAGAGCTGCCAGAAAACGTGCGTACTATTTTGGTTGAATTTGACCATGAACAGAGCAAAGCGCGCACCCGTGCAGACAACGTTCAACTTATTTCACAAGGCCTAATCGCTATTTGGCTTATCTTAGGTTTGGCGTTTCATGTTGCATCGGTTGGTCTGATTGGCCTTACGGTGATTATTTTAGCGACCGCTTTTACCGGCGTTATTGAAGAGCATCAAATTGGCCATGCCTTTGAAGAAGCGTTACCATTTACCGCATTATTAGCTGTGTTTTTCGCCGTGGTTGCGGTGATTATCGATCAACAGCTATTTACCCCTGTGATCAATTGGGTACTTACTTACGAAGGCGACATGCAGTTAGTCATGTTCTATCTCGCTAATGGCTTCTTATCTATGGTCAGTGATAACGTGTTCGTTGGTACCGTTTATATCACCGAAGTAAAACAAGCGCTTATTGATGGCCATATTACTCGTGATCAATTCGACATGTTAGCGGTCGCCATCAACACTGGTACCAACCTACCATCGGTAGCTACGCCTAATGGTCAAGCAGCGTTCTTATTCTTACTGACCTCTGCGATTGCACCGTTAATCCGCTTATCGTATTCTCGTATGGTGTATATGGCATTTCCGTATACTATCGTATTAACTATTGTCGGTTTGATTATGATTAAGTCGGGTATTTTGGTTGAATACACAGATCTATTTTACGATTGGCATTGGATTGAGCACCATCAAGTGCTTGATGGCAGTAAAGGAGTAAGCCATCACTAA
- the cmoB gene encoding tRNA 5-methoxyuridine(34)/uridine 5-oxyacetic acid(34) synthase CmoB encodes MTLFNKFYQQIAGNRLAHWLTSLPQQLADWQKNELHGEFSKWQKTIDALPKTQPNHIDISTSVTIGRDGDINLGQQKRIEALLKNLKPWRKGPYHVHGVHIDTEWRSDFKWDRLAPHISDLNNRYVLDIGCGSGYHLWRMRGAGAKFVVGIDPTQLFMMQFQAMQHFINDDAVNLLPLGVEHLPELKAFDTVFAMGVLYHRKSPIDFLQQLKAQLAPGGELVLETLVIEGDENTVLVPGERYAKMRNVWFIPSSAALVFWMQRLGFKNVRVVNTDQTAFEEQRKTKWMDTESLQDFLDPNDPNKTIEGYPAPLRTIIVANV; translated from the coding sequence ATGACTCTTTTTAACAAATTTTATCAACAAATCGCCGGCAATCGATTAGCACACTGGTTAACCTCGTTACCGCAGCAACTCGCTGACTGGCAAAAAAATGAATTACATGGTGAATTCAGTAAATGGCAAAAAACCATCGATGCATTACCTAAAACCCAACCAAATCACATTGATATCAGCACCAGTGTCACCATTGGTCGTGACGGCGATATCAATCTTGGCCAGCAAAAGCGCATCGAGGCGTTGTTAAAAAACCTAAAGCCATGGCGTAAAGGCCCATATCATGTTCATGGAGTGCATATTGATACCGAATGGCGCAGTGATTTTAAATGGGACAGACTGGCACCGCATATCAGTGACTTGAACAATCGCTATGTACTGGATATCGGCTGTGGTAGCGGTTATCACTTATGGCGAATGCGTGGTGCAGGTGCAAAGTTTGTCGTTGGTATCGACCCTACTCAGCTGTTTATGATGCAATTTCAAGCGATGCAGCACTTCATAAACGATGATGCTGTCAATCTGTTACCGCTTGGAGTGGAGCATTTACCCGAATTAAAAGCCTTCGATACCGTATTTGCTATGGGCGTACTTTACCATCGCAAGTCGCCTATCGATTTTTTACAGCAACTTAAAGCGCAACTAGCTCCTGGTGGTGAGTTGGTACTGGAAACCTTAGTTATTGAAGGCGATGAAAACACCGTACTGGTACCTGGCGAGCGCTATGCGAAAATGCGCAACGTGTGGTTTATCCCAAGTAGTGCAGCGTTAGTATTTTGGATGCAACGCTTAGGCTTTAAAAACGTTCGCGTGGTCAATACTGATCAAACGGCTTTCGAAGAGCAGCGTAAAACTAAGTGGATGGATACCGAGTCATTACAGGACTTTCTTGATCCGAATGATCCAAACAAAACCATTGAAGGCTATCCTGCACCGCTGCGTACGATTATCGTCGCCAACGTCTAA
- a CDS encoding peroxiredoxin, with the protein MSVLVGRPAPDFTAAAVLGSGEIVENFNLAETIKGKKAVIFFYPLDFTFVCPSELIAFDHRMDEFKSRGVEVIGVSIDSQFSHNAWRNTPVNEGGIGPVQYTLVADVKHEICQAYDVEHPEAGVAFRGSFLIDEEGNVRHQVVNDLPLGRNVDEMLRMIDALSFHQEHGEVCPAGWNKGDKGMTASPEGVASYLADNAKEL; encoded by the coding sequence ATGAGTGTATTAGTAGGTCGTCCAGCACCTGACTTTACCGCAGCAGCTGTTTTAGGTAGCGGTGAGATCGTTGAAAACTTCAACCTTGCAGAAACCATCAAAGGTAAGAAAGCGGTTATCTTTTTCTACCCACTAGATTTCACTTTCGTATGTCCATCAGAGCTTATCGCTTTTGATCACCGTATGGATGAATTCAAGAGCCGTGGCGTTGAAGTTATCGGTGTTTCTATCGATTCTCAATTCTCTCACAATGCATGGCGTAACACGCCAGTAAACGAAGGTGGTATTGGTCCAGTTCAATACACTTTGGTTGCTGACGTTAAGCACGAAATCTGTCAAGCATACGACGTTGAGCACCCAGAAGCTGGCGTTGCGTTCCGTGGTTCATTCCTAATCGATGAAGAAGGTAACGTACGTCACCAAGTAGTTAACGATTTACCATTAGGTCGTAACGTTGACGAAATGCTTCGCATGATCGACGCACTTTCTTTCCACCAAGAGCACGGCGAAGTATGTCCAGCTGGTTGGAACAAAGGTGACAAAGGTATGACAGCGTCTCCAGAAGGTGTTGCATCTTACCTAGCGGACAACGCGAAAGAATTATAA
- a CDS encoding diguanylate cyclase domain-containing protein, which translates to MAKITLVVVLILLMSPWLVRSAPQEKDLYVVAYCNNVYPFQYHRDGEATGVLIDLWQLWAKKQNVRIKFVGYDNAKCVPAVDEPMIDFHAGLLATNDQGVKYHKSQPLLKNQNYFYIPVDAAHLSNVSHLQPYVIGVVGDNAVERMLKNRYPNVVIKRFRSIDKLYDAAITGAIRVFADTAEGYRRYARFQQLRTLYPSANRILLGENELFAAVKTENKQLLDFINQGLAKLSEQEKDWLGFRHIKKEFGDDSLLVGYSPDLSPFMSQGEKGRAQGLFIDMWRRWADKQQLILEFVPVKQTSIEKAFESGIIDVHAGLPLSQQSKQRYRELWPIYRSQARFFAHKDNLQIDDFSKVNRASVGVITDSAYAEAVQQNYPNLLISERYLIANLVSDSVDGKTIGFIASEEAGREYLSRANLTSSFTVRGMPKFDASYLSFTANNRANHHPLLQGKQMLTEQETQQVIECWFTLQHSQQQTEYFVNLTDKEMSLIARKQRFNVGTISHWKPFSFVNSQGQVAGVNQDILHALHRLTSIDFNLMVYPNWQTMRQAFATDELDVMMTMTAKPKGDSIPLTTKNYWPSRWGVIHTLDNLNSDSVDALHGYKVGIFAHRNTIEYLRENHPSIELTVVNDTTEANRLLKSQQIDAYIDYFLVVSALLEELESRQTAVAYLHNLPNEQNVMAINSRYPELVGIFDKAIDKLSEEEIDNIRDSWVRTVIQEGLDAKVVYRTSILVGALGVTVLLSILFWTYRMRREIAKRKALERQLRFAATHDHLTKLASRNLLEQLLEQTIAVHRRYQRMFAVLFIDIDGFKPVNDSYGHDAGDKLLIEIANILRHTVRSSDLVARVGGDEFVIVVNDIGNIDTAKNMAQKVIEALADKVLIDALKIHIGASIGIAVYPTDGDDRRELLKVADSRMYRAKASGKNNYYLAAKNV; encoded by the coding sequence ATGGCAAAAATTACCCTTGTTGTCGTATTGATACTTCTTATGAGTCCTTGGTTGGTGCGTTCAGCGCCTCAAGAAAAAGATTTATACGTGGTTGCCTATTGCAATAATGTATATCCATTTCAGTATCATCGCGATGGTGAAGCAACAGGGGTACTCATTGATCTATGGCAGCTGTGGGCTAAAAAGCAAAACGTACGCATTAAGTTTGTAGGTTATGATAACGCGAAGTGTGTGCCTGCGGTCGATGAGCCAATGATCGATTTTCACGCCGGTTTATTAGCAACCAACGACCAAGGCGTTAAGTACCATAAAAGCCAACCTTTATTAAAAAACCAGAATTATTTCTATATTCCTGTTGATGCGGCTCATCTGAGCAACGTGAGCCACTTACAGCCGTATGTGATAGGTGTTGTTGGCGATAATGCGGTTGAACGGATGCTAAAAAATCGGTATCCGAATGTCGTTATTAAGCGTTTTAGGTCGATAGATAAGCTTTATGATGCCGCTATCACCGGTGCCATTCGTGTGTTTGCCGATACGGCTGAAGGCTATCGGCGCTATGCTCGTTTTCAACAGTTACGGACGTTATACCCTAGCGCCAATCGAATTTTACTGGGCGAAAATGAGCTGTTCGCTGCAGTGAAAACGGAGAATAAGCAACTACTTGATTTTATTAACCAGGGCCTAGCAAAGCTCAGTGAACAAGAAAAAGACTGGCTTGGCTTTCGACACATTAAAAAGGAGTTTGGTGACGATAGTCTGTTAGTTGGATATTCACCAGACTTATCACCTTTTATGTCGCAGGGAGAAAAGGGACGAGCGCAAGGGCTGTTTATTGATATGTGGCGACGCTGGGCTGATAAACAACAACTCATTCTTGAGTTTGTGCCGGTTAAGCAGACAAGTATCGAGAAAGCGTTTGAGTCAGGTATTATTGACGTTCATGCAGGTTTGCCATTAAGTCAACAAAGTAAGCAGCGCTACCGTGAACTTTGGCCGATATACCGCTCGCAAGCACGTTTTTTTGCCCATAAAGATAACTTACAGATTGATGATTTTAGTAAAGTTAATCGCGCCAGTGTCGGCGTTATAACGGATTCTGCTTATGCTGAGGCTGTACAACAAAACTATCCTAACCTTCTTATCTCCGAACGCTACTTAATCGCAAATTTGGTGAGTGACAGCGTGGACGGCAAAACCATTGGCTTTATTGCAAGCGAAGAGGCTGGTCGGGAATATTTATCACGAGCAAACTTAACATCATCATTTACCGTACGCGGCATGCCCAAATTTGACGCGAGTTATCTAAGTTTTACGGCTAATAACAGGGCCAATCACCATCCGTTACTGCAAGGCAAACAGATGTTAACGGAGCAAGAAACGCAACAAGTTATTGAGTGTTGGTTTACTCTCCAACACAGTCAACAACAAACCGAATACTTTGTTAATTTGACTGATAAAGAAATGAGCTTAATAGCGCGCAAACAACGTTTTAATGTCGGCACGATTAGTCATTGGAAGCCGTTTTCATTTGTAAATAGTCAAGGCCAGGTTGCAGGCGTTAACCAAGACATTTTACATGCGCTACACAGGTTAACGAGTATCGATTTTAACCTGATGGTATACCCTAACTGGCAAACCATGCGACAGGCTTTCGCTACCGATGAGCTTGATGTCATGATGACGATGACAGCAAAGCCAAAGGGCGACTCGATACCGCTAACAACCAAAAATTATTGGCCGTCTCGATGGGGTGTTATACATACCTTGGACAATTTGAATAGCGACAGTGTCGATGCATTGCATGGTTACAAAGTTGGCATTTTCGCGCACCGCAATACCATTGAATACTTACGAGAGAATCATCCATCAATCGAGTTAACCGTAGTTAACGATACCACCGAGGCGAATCGGTTATTAAAATCGCAACAAATTGATGCCTATATTGACTATTTTTTGGTTGTTAGTGCTTTGCTTGAAGAGCTCGAGAGTCGTCAGACTGCGGTTGCTTATTTACACAATTTACCCAATGAACAAAACGTGATGGCAATTAATAGCCGTTATCCGGAATTAGTGGGGATATTTGACAAGGCCATTGATAAGCTAAGCGAAGAGGAAATTGATAATATTCGAGACAGTTGGGTTCGCACTGTTATCCAAGAAGGTTTAGATGCAAAAGTTGTTTATCGAACCAGTATTTTGGTCGGGGCGTTAGGCGTTACGGTATTGCTATCTATCTTGTTTTGGACCTATCGAATGCGCCGAGAAATTGCCAAGCGAAAAGCGTTAGAGCGTCAATTGCGTTTTGCTGCGACTCATGATCATTTAACCAAGCTGGCCAGTCGCAATTTACTTGAACAATTGCTGGAGCAGACGATTGCGGTTCACCGTCGATACCAACGAATGTTTGCAGTGTTATTCATTGATATCGATGGTTTTAAGCCTGTAAACGATAGTTATGGTCACGATGCAGGCGATAAGTTATTGATTGAAATAGCCAATATTTTGCGACACACAGTACGTAGCTCGGACCTCGTAGCTCGGGTTGGCGGTGATGAATTTGTTATCGTTGTTAATGATATTGGCAACATTGATACAGCAAAAAATATGGCACAAAAGGTGATTGAGGCCCTCGCTGATAAGGTGTTGATTGATGCTTTAAAAATACACATTGGTGCCAGTATCGGCATTGCCGTATATCCAACAGATGGCGACGACAGAAGGGAATTGCTTAAGGTTGCTGATTCACGTATGTATCGAGCAAAAGCGTCAGGCAAAAACAACTATTATTTAGCAGCGAAAAATGTTTAA
- the cmoA gene encoding carboxy-S-adenosyl-L-methionine synthase CmoA: MTNKHTDLIYSKPQAKVADFRFDEHVVEVFPDMIKRSVPGYSTIIETIGQLSNRFAKNNTNIYDLGCSLGAASLAMRQNIEADNCQIIAIDNSKDMVKRCQMHVNAFKASTPCVVKEGDILTEPMENASIVVLNFTLQFIEPQQRQQLLNKIYQALVPGGVLLLSEKIYDKDETCRELLNDLHHDFKRANGYSDLEIAQKRAAIEHVMKPDILETHYQRLQQAGFAHRTTWFQCFNFFSLIAMK, translated from the coding sequence ATGACCAATAAACACACTGATTTAATATATTCGAAACCACAAGCCAAGGTTGCTGATTTTCGCTTTGACGAACACGTTGTGGAAGTTTTTCCTGACATGATAAAACGTTCGGTGCCAGGCTACAGTACCATCATAGAAACCATCGGCCAACTCAGTAACCGCTTTGCCAAAAATAACACCAATATTTATGACTTAGGTTGCTCGCTCGGCGCTGCTAGCCTAGCAATGCGGCAAAATATCGAGGCAGACAACTGCCAAATCATTGCTATTGATAATTCCAAAGACATGGTCAAACGCTGTCAAATGCATGTTAATGCCTTTAAAGCAAGCACACCGTGTGTTGTCAAAGAAGGCGATATATTGACGGAGCCTATGGAAAACGCATCGATAGTGGTCCTTAATTTTACGCTGCAGTTTATTGAGCCACAGCAACGCCAACAGTTGCTAAATAAAATCTACCAAGCCTTGGTTCCCGGCGGTGTACTATTGTTGTCTGAGAAAATTTATGACAAGGATGAGACCTGTCGAGAGCTACTCAATGATCTACATCATGACTTCAAACGAGCCAATGGTTACAGCGATTTAGAAATCGCCCAAAAGCGTGCCGCTATCGAGCACGTTATGAAACCAGACATTCTTGAAACCCATTACCAACGCTTGCAGCAAGCTGGCTTTGCTCATCGCACAACGTGGTTCCAGTGTTTTAACTTTTTCTCTTTAATCGCAATGAAATAA
- the rnt gene encoding ribonuclease T — protein MASEKTLFAQRFRGYYPVVVDVETAGFNAQTDALLEIAASILHMDEITGLLSVKETISFNVEPFAGANLEPAALEFTGIDPYCALRAAVPEDEALKSIFKRIRKEMKGYGCQRAIMVAHNAAFDLGFVNAATERGNIKRSPFHPFASFDTATLSGLALGQTVLAKACDSAGLGFNNKEAHSALYDTAKTAELFCYIVNKWQQLGGWPLAEQSAESAPLEE, from the coding sequence ATGGCTTCTGAAAAAACTTTATTTGCGCAGCGCTTTCGTGGTTACTACCCGGTTGTTGTCGATGTTGAAACGGCCGGCTTTAATGCCCAAACCGACGCACTACTGGAAATTGCCGCCAGTATTTTACACATGGATGAAATCACTGGTTTACTATCCGTAAAAGAAACCATTTCCTTTAACGTTGAACCATTTGCAGGTGCTAATTTAGAACCTGCCGCATTAGAGTTTACGGGAATTGATCCATACTGCGCGCTGCGTGCTGCCGTACCAGAAGATGAAGCGCTAAAAAGTATATTTAAACGTATCCGTAAGGAAATGAAAGGTTATGGCTGTCAGCGAGCGATAATGGTGGCTCATAATGCTGCCTTTGATCTTGGTTTTGTTAATGCTGCCACTGAGCGTGGTAACATAAAGCGTAGTCCGTTTCACCCTTTCGCAAGTTTCGACACCGCAACCTTATCTGGCCTAGCGCTTGGTCAAACGGTACTGGCTAAGGCATGTGATAGTGCCGGACTTGGTTTTAACAATAAAGAAGCCCACAGCGCTTTATACGATACAGCAAAAACTGCTGAGCTGTTCTGTTATATCGTCAATAAATGGCAGCAACTGGGTGGCTGGCCTTTAGCCGAGCAATCTGCTGAAAGTGCGCCACTTGAAGAATAA
- a CDS encoding RimK family alpha-L-glutamate ligase, with protein sequence MKRCAILTMDCLDDFEVYDQLLDQPLAKLGWQTELVSWHKQDVNWDQFDVVLIRTPWDYQDDAAKFMHVLAAIENSSAVLENSINIVDWNINKKYLRELQQHGVCIVPTLWQEQYDAQLIADYFNQLDSEQIVIKPCVSANADNTFWLTRDSWAQYSQALAKAFASRDFMVQPFMQSVVDEGEFSCFYFDGHYSHSILKTPKQGDFRVQEEHGGQLRLVTAEARLKQQADHAMQQLAKVDNMPMYARVDFVRMGDEFAMMEAELIEPSLYFNMDENAAPLFARLFAERMQRLYNL encoded by the coding sequence TTGAAACGTTGCGCTATCTTAACTATGGATTGTCTAGATGACTTTGAGGTGTACGATCAACTTTTAGATCAGCCGTTAGCTAAATTAGGTTGGCAAACTGAGCTTGTATCGTGGCACAAGCAAGATGTTAATTGGGATCAATTCGATGTGGTACTGATTCGTACGCCTTGGGATTACCAAGACGACGCAGCAAAGTTTATGCACGTGTTAGCCGCAATTGAAAACTCATCGGCGGTGTTAGAAAATTCGATCAATATTGTTGATTGGAACATCAATAAAAAATACTTACGCGAACTCCAGCAACACGGCGTATGTATTGTCCCAACATTGTGGCAAGAGCAGTATGATGCGCAGCTTATTGCGGATTATTTTAATCAACTCGATAGCGAACAAATTGTTATCAAACCATGTGTTAGCGCGAATGCTGACAACACGTTTTGGTTAACCAGAGACAGCTGGGCGCAATACAGTCAGGCACTTGCTAAGGCATTTGCTAGCCGTGATTTTATGGTGCAACCGTTTATGCAAAGCGTGGTAGATGAAGGTGAGTTTTCCTGCTTTTATTTCGACGGCCACTACAGTCACAGCATTTTAAAAACGCCGAAGCAAGGCGACTTTCGGGTTCAAGAGGAGCATGGTGGTCAGCTGCGCCTGGTGACAGCTGAAGCGAGACTAAAGCAGCAAGCGGATCATGCCATGCAGCAATTAGCAAAAGTAGATAACATGCCTATGTATGCACGTGTCGATTTTGTCCGCATGGGCGATGAATTTGCCATGATGGAAGCCGAACTTATTGAGCCGTCGCTGTATTTTAATATGGACGAAAACGCCGCGCCGCTGTTTGCTCGCCTATTCGCTGAGCGTATGCAGCGACTTTATAACCTGTAA
- the dsbB gene encoding disulfide bond formation protein DsbB produces MIKKINNFVLSPACWWLLASSALALELTALFFQYGMGLEPCIMCVYQRVAILAIVIGGVIGAIGNRFMLGRLLGFAAWGTGAIWGLKIAIEHVKIQQADSWFYTCDLFPNFPTWAPLHDWFPALFAATGDCGEISWSFLGFSMPQWMIVIFAIYSLLFVTFFIGRLLALVKK; encoded by the coding sequence ATGATAAAAAAAATAAATAACTTTGTTCTTTCCCCGGCTTGTTGGTGGCTATTAGCGTCGTCGGCACTGGCGCTTGAGTTGACCGCGCTGTTTTTTCAATATGGTATGGGCTTAGAGCCTTGCATCATGTGTGTTTATCAACGTGTTGCTATTCTCGCTATTGTCATTGGTGGTGTTATTGGCGCCATTGGTAATCGCTTTATGCTGGGCCGATTACTCGGGTTTGCGGCTTGGGGCACAGGTGCGATATGGGGCCTTAAAATAGCCATTGAGCACGTAAAGATTCAGCAAGCTGATTCGTGGTTTTACACCTGTGATTTATTTCCCAATTTCCCTACCTGGGCGCCACTGCACGATTGGTTTCCTGCGCTTTTTGCCGCAACCGGAGATTGTGGTGAGATTTCTTGGTCGTTTTTAGGTTTTTCAATGCCACAGTGGATGATTGTGATCTTTGCCATATACAGCTTATTGTTTGTGACATTTTTTATCGGCCGACTGTTGGCGCTTGTTAAAAAATAA
- a CDS encoding Grx4 family monothiol glutaredoxin, whose product MDTIEKIKQQIAENPILIFMKGSPKLPSCGFSAQASQALMSCGEKFAYVDILQNPDIRAELPKYANWPTFPQLWVEGELIGGCDIILEMFQQGELQPLIKETAAKYSDAE is encoded by the coding sequence ATGGATACCATCGAAAAAATCAAACAGCAAATCGCTGAAAACCCTATTTTGATCTTTATGAAGGGCTCGCCTAAGTTGCCTAGCTGTGGCTTTTCAGCACAAGCGTCACAAGCATTGATGTCGTGTGGTGAGAAGTTTGCTTATGTTGATATTTTACAAAACCCTGATATCCGCGCTGAGTTACCAAAATACGCTAACTGGCCGACGTTCCCACAATTATGGGTTGAAGGTGAGTTGATTGGTGGTTGTGACATTATCTTGGAAATGTTCCAACAAGGTGAATTGCAACCGCTTATCAAAGAAACAGCAGCTAAGTACAGCGACGCTGAATAA